One Rubripirellula reticaptiva genomic region harbors:
- a CDS encoding serine/threonine protein kinase, with protein MDAARYARIRDLFLAAEELPADQQQKFVRSHCNGDDSLFDEVMSLLAEHDAEFAKIEGESATPVSAPISSPTQIGSAFGEITKTGPAGSDLTRETDPGTKSGPGTKSGPVSKRSGDTTRRGDSQNQTRRGEIEALPGRGRSGGSAAVTRHGANRTHASPRVKQEERRKHQSTSNQIWARRTRNSRRRNSGWLWLAALLPTALIGWWTYREVESMIEQSIRTELRGVINSVAISADRFLGDKATLVESWSREPNLRAAVIELNELAETGQSIDELRSSKQIGRIHQQLKQLSGVEDVKFIVWNDSFRTLASWSEDRADIGKPVHPSGAANLARVMAGETVIYGPERPAADLPGFDPSAEQPVMAVIVPIHDSDGRIIASLMVRGIGIYEAFNAVFSDVIEVGQLDAFAINRDGVMLNASGRALGLATRGLLDVGPNDIAANLRVSDPGYLLSRTNQGAFQRQFRPVTVAVAGAVGIRPDIQTAPYSTYYGGSVVGAWRWLDKWNMGVIVEQEADQAFAPVRVVRFAFLLLGSLLSLTAFLAATKLARTSTAEHAANHPLSRYDIQEQLGSGGMGVVFKAVHKQLGRDAALKVLRGDRHSAEDGLRFDREARLAASLSNPHSVQIYDYGRSEEGEAYCVMEFLRGLTLNEVVARSGYQAIGRMLTVMRQVCDALAEAHSMNLLHRDIKPQNIMLSLDPSVGDWAVVFDYGLAKPLEPDAGVYQTSETIWAGTPMYMAPERFRQPGVMDPRSDIYSVGCVAYYLLSGRPPFIESDPESLFALILSEHPIGIAIHRGEEVPKEISELVFRCMSKRPEDRFGTIGELCQVIDQLRMKYPWSIDEAKVWWGHHGGN; from the coding sequence ATGGATGCGGCTCGGTATGCCAGAATTCGAGATCTGTTTCTGGCCGCGGAAGAATTGCCTGCCGACCAGCAGCAGAAATTCGTGCGTTCGCATTGCAATGGTGATGATTCGCTGTTCGACGAAGTGATGTCGTTGTTGGCCGAACATGATGCCGAGTTTGCCAAGATCGAAGGCGAATCGGCAACGCCGGTGTCAGCGCCGATCTCGAGTCCCACCCAGATCGGCAGCGCGTTTGGTGAGATCACAAAGACCGGCCCTGCAGGTTCTGATTTAACGCGCGAAACCGACCCTGGTACGAAAAGTGGGCCTGGCACCAAAAGCGGACCTGTTTCCAAACGAAGCGGCGATACGACGCGACGCGGTGATTCACAGAATCAGACTCGCCGCGGTGAGATCGAGGCATTGCCGGGGCGCGGTCGTTCGGGCGGATCGGCAGCGGTCACCCGACACGGCGCCAACCGGACTCACGCTTCGCCACGCGTCAAACAAGAAGAACGCCGAAAGCACCAATCGACCAGCAATCAGATTTGGGCCCGGCGGACTCGCAACAGTCGCCGCCGGAACTCGGGTTGGTTGTGGTTGGCGGCGTTATTGCCAACTGCCTTGATTGGTTGGTGGACTTACCGCGAAGTCGAGTCGATGATCGAGCAATCGATTCGAACCGAACTGCGAGGCGTGATCAACAGCGTCGCGATTTCGGCGGATCGTTTCCTTGGCGATAAAGCCACGTTGGTGGAATCGTGGTCTCGCGAGCCGAACCTTCGTGCTGCTGTGATTGAACTGAACGAACTTGCTGAAACCGGTCAATCGATCGACGAACTTCGCAGTTCGAAACAGATTGGCAGAATCCATCAGCAGCTCAAGCAGCTATCGGGCGTCGAAGACGTCAAGTTCATCGTTTGGAATGACTCGTTTCGCACTCTGGCCAGCTGGTCCGAGGATCGCGCCGACATCGGAAAACCCGTGCATCCGTCCGGTGCCGCCAATTTGGCGCGAGTGATGGCGGGCGAAACGGTCATCTATGGCCCCGAGCGACCGGCTGCGGATTTGCCCGGCTTTGATCCCAGTGCGGAACAGCCAGTGATGGCTGTGATCGTTCCGATTCACGACAGCGATGGACGCATCATCGCGTCATTGATGGTGCGTGGGATTGGTATTTACGAAGCGTTCAACGCCGTTTTTTCCGACGTCATCGAAGTCGGTCAACTGGACGCATTTGCTATCAATCGTGATGGCGTCATGCTCAACGCAAGTGGTCGGGCGCTCGGTTTGGCGACGCGGGGGTTGTTGGACGTTGGGCCGAATGACATCGCCGCGAATTTGCGAGTCAGCGATCCGGGATACTTGTTGTCCCGAACAAACCAGGGAGCGTTTCAGCGCCAATTTCGGCCAGTCACGGTCGCGGTTGCTGGTGCGGTTGGAATCCGGCCTGATATCCAAACTGCACCCTACTCGACTTACTATGGCGGATCGGTCGTCGGCGCTTGGCGTTGGCTGGACAAATGGAACATGGGCGTGATTGTCGAACAGGAAGCTGACCAAGCGTTCGCGCCGGTGCGAGTGGTTCGGTTTGCCTTTTTGCTGCTGGGCAGCCTGTTGTCACTGACTGCGTTTTTGGCCGCAACCAAACTCGCTCGCACATCGACGGCCGAACATGCGGCAAATCATCCTCTTTCGCGCTACGATATCCAGGAACAATTGGGCAGCGGCGGGATGGGAGTCGTCTTCAAAGCGGTCCACAAACAACTGGGGCGTGACGCGGCATTGAAAGTATTGCGAGGTGACAGGCACTCGGCCGAAGACGGATTGCGGTTTGACCGCGAAGCCCGTTTGGCGGCCAGCCTTAGCAATCCGCACAGCGTCCAAATTTACGACTACGGCCGCAGCGAAGAAGGCGAAGCGTATTGCGTGATGGAGTTCCTGAGAGGGCTGACGCTAAATGAAGTGGTCGCCCGCAGCGGCTATCAGGCGATCGGCCGAATGTTGACGGTCATGCGTCAGGTCTGCGATGCGCTCGCCGAAGCACACTCGATGAATCTGTTGCACCGCGACATCAAGCCGCAAAATATCATGTTGTCGCTCGACCCATCGGTTGGCGATTGGGCGGTGGTGTTCGACTATGGATTGGCCAAGCCCCTTGAACCCGATGCGGGCGTCTATCAAACCAGCGAGACGATTTGGGCCGGCACACCGATGTACATGGCGCCCGAACGATTCCGGCAACCCGGTGTGATGGATCCGCGCAGCGATATCTATTCGGTCGGCTGCGTCGCATACTATTTATTGTCAGGACGACCGCCGTTCATTGAATCGGATCCGGAATCGCTGTTTGCGTTGATCTTGTCCGAGCATCCGATCGGGATTGCAATTCACCGCGGCGAAGAAGTGCCGAAAGAGATTTCAGAACTGGTTTTCCGCTGCATGTCAAAACGTCCGGAAGATCGGTTCGGAACGATTGGCGAACTGTGCCAAGTCATCGACCAGTTGCGAATGAAGTATCCCTGGTCGATCGACGAAGCAAAAGTGTGGTGGGGTCACCACGGCGGCAATTGA
- the lpxA gene encoding acyl-ACP--UDP-N-acetylglucosamine O-acyltransferase, translating to MSSMIAQTAVVDPRAKLGNNVRIGHFCVIGPDVTIGDDTIIDSHCVISGNTRIGEENHFFSGCVIGTHPQDTGYRETPTCVEIGDGNTFREHCTVNRATEKEDGITRVGDNNYLMTNVHVAHDCKLGDRIVIANNGMLGGHVHVFNDVTIAGGVGVNHFASIGQMSFVSAMSRVLHDVPPFMIVDGQPAKPRAVNSVGLKRHDYPAEDIEVLSRIYRMMYRSRIGVEATRKQIMESGPIRPVMKQFFDFIDIAGTGKHGRGRQQRKKAA from the coding sequence ATGAGCAGCATGATCGCGCAAACCGCCGTCGTTGACCCCCGTGCCAAACTGGGGAACAACGTTCGCATTGGCCATTTCTGTGTGATCGGTCCCGACGTCACGATTGGTGATGACACCATCATCGATTCGCACTGCGTCATCAGCGGCAACACACGAATCGGCGAAGAGAACCACTTCTTTAGCGGCTGTGTGATCGGCACTCATCCCCAAGACACCGGATATCGCGAAACACCAACGTGTGTCGAGATCGGCGACGGAAACACCTTCCGCGAACATTGCACCGTCAACCGCGCGACTGAAAAGGAAGACGGCATCACTCGCGTTGGCGACAACAACTATTTGATGACCAACGTTCACGTCGCACACGATTGCAAGTTGGGCGATCGGATTGTGATTGCCAACAACGGCATGCTGGGCGGACACGTTCATGTGTTCAATGACGTGACGATCGCCGGCGGAGTCGGGGTGAACCACTTTGCATCAATCGGACAGATGAGTTTCGTCAGCGCGATGAGCCGCGTCTTGCACGATGTCCCACCCTTCATGATCGTCGACGGCCAACCGGCCAAGCCACGCGCGGTCAATAGCGTCGGACTGAAACGACACGACTATCCCGCCGAAGACATCGAAGTTCTATCGCGGATCTATCGCATGATGTACCGATCCCGAATCGGCGTCGAAGCGACTCGCAAACAGATCATGGAATCGGGCCCCATCCGCCCAGTGATGAAACAGTTTTTCGACTTCATTGACATTGCCGGAACCGGCAAACACGGCCGCGGCCGACAACAACGAAAGAAAGCAGCGTGA
- a CDS encoding isochorismatase family protein: MPHVRSANLLAADRSGLLVIDIQEKLVPAIRSADNVIAETLRLIDATELLDIPTAATVQYPKGLGGLVRELADRLPPPEEKLDFSAAVCRGALDAWASAGRDQIVVVGIETHICVLQTVLDLLAEGMRVYVVAEAVAARGGREHETAIEQMAECGATIVSAESVLFQWCGTAARPEFKAISQMIKSKHR; encoded by the coding sequence ATGCCTCACGTTCGTTCAGCCAACCTGCTGGCCGCCGACCGATCCGGCTTGCTGGTCATCGACATCCAAGAGAAGTTGGTTCCGGCGATTCGATCGGCGGACAACGTGATTGCCGAAACGTTGAGGTTGATCGACGCAACCGAACTGTTGGACATTCCGACGGCCGCGACGGTCCAGTATCCCAAGGGACTCGGTGGGCTGGTTCGTGAACTGGCGGATCGATTGCCGCCGCCCGAAGAAAAACTCGACTTCAGCGCCGCCGTTTGCCGCGGTGCGCTGGATGCCTGGGCCAGTGCTGGACGTGACCAGATTGTCGTGGTCGGCATCGAGACTCACATTTGCGTGCTGCAAACGGTGCTCGATTTGTTGGCCGAAGGCATGCGTGTTTACGTTGTCGCCGAAGCCGTCGCAGCTCGCGGCGGCCGCGAACACGAAACGGCGATCGAACAGATGGCCGAATGTGGCGCGACGATCGTGTCGGCCGAGTCCGTGCTGTTTCAGTGGTGCGGTACCGCAGCTCGGCCAGAATTCAAAGCGATCAGCCAGATGATCAAGTCAAAGCATCGCTAG
- a CDS encoding M28 family peptidase, producing the protein MDELNGIFSRAHLPEFTLPISRETSTTLLLVCLLCCPAIAESPAETPSETIAATQLKHLREDVAYLASEPLRGRSVADETILLAADYVAKRMSQIGLDTTSFDGKPFQPVSIRLGAEAGPAESNRLVVRFANEQERIIAELGNDLMPLAVGSTRGQLTGPLVFVGYGITAPKLGYDDYAGINAQGAIVVVIRKEPQSADPNSRFDGTRHTRHAFFNTKIKNAIRHGASAVIFVNDPASIEIGVQEQSNRIDAERKRKVAIDEQIAALPEGAVNNRETLSEKAAGIEAMIGSMEVEQNRARRGVMSISEAGDRPEVIPGDPVTAIPVASVARDIIDAILKRSKGKSLAQIESSIDATLRPDSQVLANVSATLGVDLKESLRESPNVIGVLPGRGELANETVVVGAHFDHVGMGGIGSLAPGTVAIHNGADDNASGTATMLATADQMVRRLKDVASHRRIVFIGFTGEERGLLGSLHYVRYPRFPIESTVAMINLDMVGRLRDNELTVYGTGTSEAMDGIVEQANRETKFDLFKVPSGYGPSDHQSFCEVGVPVLFFFTGLHNDYHRPSDDFDKIEFGGMTRITDITSNSAFELAVRRQRPTYAATGRDVQIRRQMTAFLGVTLSIRSDQVAITGLTPGGPAETSGIRVGDRLISMSGKPIAQTSDVLALLRNQSPGDEVSIEVARESRRFTVKPKLQARPDG; encoded by the coding sequence ATGGATGAATTGAACGGAATTTTCTCGCGAGCCCATTTGCCTGAGTTCACGTTGCCTATCAGTCGCGAGACGTCGACAACGTTGCTGCTCGTTTGCCTGCTTTGCTGTCCGGCGATCGCTGAATCACCGGCCGAAACGCCATCTGAAACGATCGCCGCGACGCAGCTAAAACACTTACGCGAGGACGTTGCCTATCTGGCCAGCGAGCCGCTGCGTGGACGCAGCGTGGCCGACGAAACGATTTTGTTGGCCGCCGACTATGTCGCCAAACGAATGTCGCAAATCGGCTTGGACACGACATCGTTCGATGGCAAACCGTTCCAACCGGTCTCGATTCGCTTGGGTGCTGAGGCTGGTCCGGCGGAAAGCAACCGACTGGTGGTCCGCTTTGCCAACGAACAAGAACGAATCATCGCCGAACTTGGCAATGATTTGATGCCGCTTGCCGTCGGCTCGACTCGCGGCCAATTGACTGGCCCGCTGGTCTTCGTCGGATATGGGATCACAGCACCAAAGCTCGGCTACGACGATTACGCCGGCATCAACGCCCAAGGTGCGATCGTCGTCGTGATCCGCAAGGAACCTCAATCGGCTGATCCGAACAGCCGGTTCGACGGCACGCGGCATACACGCCACGCGTTTTTCAACACCAAGATCAAGAACGCGATTCGCCACGGAGCCAGCGCCGTCATCTTCGTCAACGATCCAGCAAGCATCGAAATTGGCGTCCAAGAACAATCCAATCGCATCGACGCTGAACGCAAACGCAAGGTTGCGATTGATGAGCAAATCGCTGCACTGCCAGAGGGCGCCGTCAATAACCGCGAAACGCTCAGCGAAAAAGCGGCCGGCATCGAAGCGATGATCGGATCGATGGAAGTCGAGCAAAATCGAGCCCGGCGCGGCGTCATGTCGATCTCCGAGGCCGGCGATCGCCCCGAAGTGATCCCGGGCGACCCGGTGACTGCTATTCCAGTGGCCTCGGTTGCTCGCGACATCATCGACGCGATCCTAAAACGCAGCAAAGGCAAGTCACTCGCTCAAATTGAATCGTCGATCGACGCGACGCTGCGTCCCGACAGCCAAGTGTTGGCGAATGTGTCGGCGACGCTTGGCGTTGATTTGAAAGAGTCGCTTCGCGAATCGCCCAACGTAATCGGTGTGCTGCCCGGACGCGGCGAACTTGCCAATGAAACGGTCGTGGTGGGCGCTCACTTTGACCACGTCGGCATGGGCGGCATCGGATCGCTGGCACCGGGAACGGTCGCGATTCACAACGGCGCCGATGACAACGCATCCGGCACCGCGACAATGTTAGCGACGGCCGACCAAATGGTTCGACGCTTGAAAGATGTGGCGTCGCACCGACGGATTGTGTTCATCGGGTTTACGGGCGAAGAACGCGGGTTGCTCGGCAGTCTGCACTATGTGCGGTATCCGCGATTTCCGATCGAATCGACCGTCGCCATGATCAACTTGGACATGGTCGGACGACTGCGAGACAACGAGTTGACGGTTTATGGAACGGGCACATCGGAGGCGATGGACGGGATCGTCGAACAAGCCAACCGCGAAACCAAGTTTGATTTGTTCAAAGTTCCGTCGGGGTACGGACCGAGCGATCACCAATCGTTTTGCGAAGTCGGCGTTCCAGTTTTGTTTTTCTTTACAGGCTTGCACAACGATTATCACCGACCTTCTGACGATTTTGACAAAATCGAGTTCGGTGGCATGACCCGGATAACCGATATAACTTCTAACTCTGCGTTCGAGCTAGCCGTTCGTCGCCAGCGCCCCACTTATGCGGCAACCGGAAGAGATGTCCAAATTCGTCGTCAAATGACGGCATTCCTGGGCGTTACTCTTTCGATTCGCAGCGACCAAGTCGCAATTACGGGCCTGACGCCAGGCGGACCAGCAGAAACCAGTGGAATTCGTGTTGGCGATCGATTGATTTCGATGTCCGGCAAACCGATCGCTCAGACTTCGGACGTCTTAGCGCTGCTTCGCAACCAATCACCTGGGGACGAGGTCAGCATTGAAGTCGCCCGTGAAAGCCGTCGGTTTACGGTCAAGCCAAAACTGCAAGCTCGTCCCGACGGCTAA
- a CDS encoding FmdB family zinc ribbon protein yields the protein MPTYDYECDACGHAMEVFQGINDPVMKKCPECKKLKLKRLFGTGAAIVFKGSGFYQTDYRSEGYKKAAAADSKSETKSDSKSESKSDSKSKSADKPAAKPKKKSGE from the coding sequence ATGCCCACCTACGATTACGAATGCGACGCGTGCGGTCACGCGATGGAAGTTTTTCAAGGCATCAATGACCCGGTGATGAAAAAGTGTCCCGAGTGCAAAAAGCTGAAGCTCAAACGGTTATTCGGCACTGGGGCGGCAATTGTGTTCAAAGGCAGCGGCTTCTATCAAACCGACTACCGCAGCGAAGGTTACAAGAAAGCGGCCGCGGCCGATTCGAAGAGCGAGACAAAGAGCGACTCGAAGTCTGAATCCAAATCGGACAGTAAGTCCAAGTCGGCGGACAAGCCAGCCGCCAAGCCAAAGAAAAAGTCGGGCGAATAA
- a CDS encoding OmpH family outer membrane protein, with protein MALGFLAAMAPQMASAQDAGHRVAVVDVAYIFKNHPGIKDQVAAVENELKAFGGEMQKRQDELKAAAEQIKAFKPGSPEYSQQEERVASLESKLRLDMARKKKELADAEARIYFENYTRIADGVKFLANHYKINLVLRYNSENMDLEEGQSVIRGVMKNIVYHDDDLDMTKGVMQYLDKFSVAGKPAATR; from the coding sequence ATGGCTTTAGGATTCCTGGCTGCGATGGCCCCTCAAATGGCATCCGCCCAAGACGCAGGACACCGCGTTGCCGTGGTCGACGTTGCGTACATCTTCAAAAATCACCCTGGCATCAAGGATCAAGTTGCTGCGGTTGAAAATGAGCTGAAGGCCTTCGGTGGCGAGATGCAAAAGCGCCAAGACGAGCTGAAGGCTGCGGCCGAGCAAATCAAGGCATTCAAACCGGGTTCGCCCGAGTATTCGCAGCAAGAAGAGCGTGTCGCTAGCCTCGAGTCGAAGCTGCGTTTGGACATGGCTCGCAAGAAAAAAGAACTCGCCGATGCGGAAGCTCGAATCTATTTCGAGAACTACACTCGCATTGCCGACGGCGTCAAGTTCCTGGCCAACCACTACAAGATCAACTTGGTCTTGCGTTACAACAGCGAAAACATGGACTTGGAAGAAGGCCAGTCGGTCATCCGTGGCGTCATGAAAAACATCGTTTATCACGACGATGATTTGGACATGACCAAGGGCGTGATGCAGTACTTGGACAAGTTCAGCGTCGCCGGCAAGCCTGCCGCAACTCGCTAG
- a CDS encoding Gfo/Idh/MocA family oxidoreductase, with the protein MSKLRIAVIGAGHLGRIHSKLIGQVDGASLVGVSDPFESARTNAAELFSVPTFADYRDLIPNIDAAIIAAPTDLHAEIAGTLISAGKHVMVEKPVTIESTDADRLAALAAKRQVTLQVGHVERFNPAFTALGDLAVDVKYVEAVRASSFPGRCLDVGVVMDLMIHDIDLVLSMTNAPLKSVSASGMAVISNHDDLVETRLEFECGLVANLKASRISPTPARSMQVFGANGFAEIDFGAPSLSVVRPCESVVNRSFDLSMETENPLGYSATLFSGKLQCETLELEPRNAILDELHDFVISIQTGIAPTVDGVAGARAVTIANRILEAVQQRQWYTDCRTTEVGPHAIPRERIEAVSRRIHQDRKAA; encoded by the coding sequence GTGAGCAAGCTACGCATCGCCGTCATCGGCGCCGGTCACTTGGGACGAATCCACAGCAAGCTGATCGGCCAAGTCGACGGCGCATCTCTGGTCGGCGTCAGCGACCCTTTTGAATCGGCACGAACCAACGCAGCCGAGCTGTTTTCGGTTCCGACGTTCGCTGACTATCGCGATCTGATTCCGAACATCGACGCAGCCATCATCGCAGCGCCGACCGATCTTCACGCCGAAATCGCTGGCACGCTGATCTCGGCTGGCAAGCACGTGATGGTCGAAAAGCCAGTCACGATCGAGTCCACAGATGCTGACCGACTCGCCGCTCTGGCCGCCAAACGTCAAGTCACGTTGCAAGTCGGCCATGTTGAACGATTCAACCCTGCGTTCACCGCACTCGGTGATCTTGCGGTTGACGTCAAGTACGTCGAAGCCGTCCGTGCGTCTAGTTTTCCAGGACGTTGTCTGGATGTGGGCGTGGTGATGGACTTGATGATCCATGACATCGACTTGGTTTTGTCGATGACAAACGCTCCGCTGAAATCCGTTAGCGCGTCCGGAATGGCCGTGATCAGCAATCATGACGACTTGGTCGAAACACGATTGGAGTTTGAGTGCGGACTGGTCGCAAACCTGAAGGCGTCACGGATCAGCCCAACGCCAGCGCGCAGCATGCAGGTGTTTGGCGCCAATGGGTTTGCCGAAATCGACTTCGGTGCTCCGTCATTATCGGTCGTTCGCCCCTGCGAGTCGGTGGTCAACCGATCGTTTGATCTGTCGATGGAAACCGAGAATCCGCTCGGATACTCGGCCACCCTGTTCAGTGGCAAACTGCAGTGCGAAACGCTGGAACTTGAACCACGAAACGCGATCCTTGACGAACTGCATGACTTTGTCATCAGCATTCAAACCGGAATCGCACCAACAGTGGATGGCGTAGCAGGCGCACGAGCAGTCACGATTGCAAACCGAATCTTGGAAGCAGTTCAGCAACGCCAGTGGTACACAGACTGCCGAACGACCGAGGTCGGTCCGCATGCAATCCCACGCGAGCGCATCGAAGCGGTCAGCCGACGCATCCACCAAGACCGCAAGGCAGCCTAA
- a CDS encoding ECF-type sigma factor, with protein sequence MNSITDLLSKSTKGESGKTDQLFTLMYEDLCRLAGRFLQNEPLRNRLSSSSLVHQAYVRMVDQSRINWQGKTHFFAIGATVMRRILVDHARKVRSLKRGGGWERRQLTDDVTFKLSDDDDVVALDDLLKTLAELNPRQAKIVELRFFGGMTMREIATEMNLGLRTVEKEWAMSRAWMRRELRSEDFSDDAASDEAVDEQAGVIETEEGSGAISPGDV encoded by the coding sequence ATGAATTCGATCACTGATCTCCTGTCGAAAAGCACGAAGGGTGAATCGGGTAAAACCGACCAGCTCTTCACGTTGATGTACGAAGATCTTTGTCGTTTGGCGGGGCGTTTTTTGCAAAATGAGCCTCTGCGGAATCGATTGAGTTCGTCATCGTTGGTCCACCAAGCGTACGTTCGAATGGTCGACCAATCGCGGATCAATTGGCAGGGCAAGACGCACTTCTTTGCGATCGGTGCGACTGTGATGCGACGGATTCTGGTCGATCATGCTCGCAAGGTTCGTTCACTAAAACGCGGTGGTGGCTGGGAACGGCGCCAACTGACCGACGATGTCACTTTCAAGCTGAGCGACGACGACGACGTGGTTGCGTTGGACGATTTGTTGAAAACACTCGCCGAACTGAATCCTCGGCAAGCCAAGATCGTCGAACTGCGGTTCTTCGGCGGCATGACGATGCGAGAGATCGCAACCGAAATGAATTTGGGTCTCCGCACGGTCGAGAAAGAATGGGCAATGTCGCGGGCTTGGATGCGTCGTGAATTGCGGAGCGAAGACTTTTCGGACGACGCTGCTTCCGACGAAGCTGTTGACGAACAAGCTGGCGTGATCGAAACCGAAGAAGGCTCAGGTGCGATATCACCTGGAGACGTTTGA
- a CDS encoding UDP-3-O-acyl-N-acetylglucosamine deacetylase yields MHRPRNEHTTAVTCEIHGRGYWSGKAVIVTVHPAPMGTGICMIRTDLASAPRCVASVHHREDANLRTNLVCGEARFQMVEHLIAALAALEIDNAFVEINAEELPALDGSSLAFVEALSHAGLVIQAQPRRQLIIRDRYRVGSAGGWLEAMPAKNGESYFEYQLSFDDETPIAPQAFSVELTPDRFIREIASARTFVTSAQAEQIRASGMASHVTNQDLVVVGPAGPIDNAFRYTNECARHKTLDLIGDLALSGLELIGRFTSFRGGHNLNGRMAMQLAKLASCESVSQSRATNQSGQITDAFSTNDRNNPYNPNTIESREAA; encoded by the coding sequence GTGCATCGACCACGCAATGAACACACGACCGCCGTCACGTGCGAAATACACGGACGCGGCTACTGGTCCGGCAAAGCAGTCATTGTGACTGTTCACCCGGCGCCAATGGGAACCGGCATCTGCATGATCCGCACGGATCTAGCATCTGCACCTCGTTGTGTCGCATCGGTCCACCATCGCGAAGACGCCAACCTGCGGACCAACTTGGTCTGCGGCGAAGCCCGTTTCCAGATGGTCGAACACCTGATCGCAGCCCTTGCTGCTCTTGAAATCGACAATGCGTTTGTCGAAATCAACGCGGAAGAACTACCGGCTCTCGATGGCAGTAGTCTTGCGTTTGTCGAAGCCCTTTCACACGCTGGATTGGTCATTCAAGCACAGCCGCGCCGTCAACTGATCATCCGCGATCGCTATCGTGTGGGTTCAGCCGGTGGCTGGCTAGAAGCGATGCCAGCGAAAAATGGCGAATCGTACTTTGAGTACCAACTTAGCTTTGACGACGAGACGCCGATCGCCCCACAAGCGTTCAGCGTCGAGCTGACGCCCGATCGATTCATTCGCGAAATCGCGTCGGCTCGTACCTTTGTCACGTCCGCCCAAGCCGAACAGATCCGGGCAAGCGGAATGGCTTCGCACGTGACCAACCAAGATCTTGTCGTCGTCGGCCCCGCCGGCCCGATCGACAACGCGTTCCGATACACCAACGAATGCGCACGCCACAAAACACTTGATTTGATTGGCGACCTAGCACTTTCGGGTCTTGAATTGATCGGTCGATTCACCTCGTTTCGTGGCGGGCACAACCTGAACGGACGAATGGCAATGCAGCTAGCCAAGCTCGCCAGTTGTGAATCCGTCAGTCAATCCCGAGCAACAAATCAGTCTGGTCAAATCACTGATGCGTTCAGTACAAACGACCGAAACAATCCCTATAACCCCAACACCATCGAGAGTCGAGAAGCAGCCTAG